In Pseudomonas saudiphocaensis, one DNA window encodes the following:
- the pqqA gene encoding pyrroloquinoline quinone precursor peptide PqqA, whose product MWTKPAFSDLRIGFEVTMYFANR is encoded by the coding sequence ATGTGGACCAAGCCTGCTTTTAGCGACCTGCGCATCGGTTTCGAAGTCACCATGTACTTCGCCAATCGCTGA
- a CDS encoding aldehyde dehydrogenase family protein, translated as MIYAQPGTAGAVISFKPRYGNYIGGEFVAPVKGEYFVNTSPVNGEVIAEFPRSGAEDIDKALDAAHAAADAWGKTSVQERSLVLLKIADRIEANLEKLAVTETWDNGKAVRETLNADIPLAADHFRYFAGCLRAQEGSAAEINEHTAAYHFHEPLGVVGQIIPWNFPFLMAAWKLAPALAAGNCVVLKPAEQTPLSITIFAELIGDLLPPGVLNIVQGFGREAGQALATSTRIAKIAFTGSTPVGSHIMKCAAENIIPSTVELGGKSPNIFFEDIMNAEPEFIEKAAEGMVLAFFNQGEVCTCPSRAVIQESIFEPFMEVVMKKIAQIKRGNPLDTETMVGAQASEQQFDKILSYMDIARGEGAEILTGGAAEKLEGSLSTGYYVQPTLIKGHNKMRVFQEEIFGPVVAVTTFKDEAEALAIANDTEFGLGAGVWTRDINRAYRMGRGIKAGRVWTNCYHLYPAHAAFGGYKKSGVGRETHKMMLDHYQQTKNLLVSYDINPLGFF; from the coding sequence ATGATCTACGCCCAACCCGGTACCGCAGGCGCCGTAATTTCCTTCAAGCCTCGCTACGGCAACTACATCGGTGGCGAATTCGTCGCTCCGGTGAAGGGTGAGTATTTCGTCAACACCTCGCCGGTCAACGGCGAAGTCATCGCTGAGTTCCCGCGCTCGGGCGCCGAGGATATCGACAAGGCCCTGGACGCCGCCCATGCCGCCGCCGATGCCTGGGGCAAGACGTCCGTGCAGGAGCGCTCGCTGGTCCTGCTGAAGATCGCCGACCGCATCGAAGCCAACCTGGAAAAGCTCGCCGTCACCGAAACCTGGGACAACGGCAAGGCCGTGCGCGAGACCTTGAATGCCGACATCCCGCTGGCGGCTGATCACTTCCGCTATTTCGCCGGCTGCCTGCGTGCCCAGGAAGGCAGCGCTGCCGAGATCAACGAACACACCGCGGCCTACCACTTCCACGAGCCGCTGGGCGTGGTCGGGCAGATCATTCCGTGGAACTTCCCGTTCCTGATGGCCGCCTGGAAGCTGGCTCCGGCGCTGGCTGCCGGCAACTGCGTGGTGCTCAAGCCCGCCGAGCAGACGCCGCTGTCCATCACCATCTTCGCCGAGCTGATCGGCGACCTGCTGCCGCCGGGCGTGCTCAACATCGTTCAGGGCTTCGGCCGTGAAGCCGGTCAGGCGCTGGCCACCAGCACCCGCATCGCCAAGATCGCCTTCACCGGCTCGACCCCGGTCGGTTCGCACATCATGAAGTGCGCTGCCGAAAACATCATTCCCAGCACCGTGGAGCTGGGCGGCAAGTCGCCGAACATCTTCTTCGAAGACATCATGAACGCCGAGCCCGAGTTCATCGAGAAGGCCGCCGAAGGCATGGTGCTGGCGTTCTTCAACCAGGGCGAGGTCTGCACCTGCCCATCCCGTGCGGTGATCCAGGAATCGATCTTCGAACCCTTCATGGAAGTGGTGATGAAGAAGATCGCCCAGATCAAGCGCGGCAACCCGCTGGATACTGAGACCATGGTCGGCGCCCAGGCGTCCGAGCAGCAGTTCGACAAGATCCTCTCCTACATGGATATCGCCCGCGGCGAAGGCGCCGAGATCCTCACCGGTGGTGCCGCCGAGAAGCTGGAAGGCAGCCTGTCGACCGGTTACTACGTGCAGCCGACCCTGATCAAGGGCCACAACAAGATGCGCGTATTCCAGGAAGAGATCTTCGGGCCGGTTGTCGCCGTGACCACCTTCAAGGACGAAGCCGAAGCGCTGGCCATCGCCAACGACACCGAATTCGGCCTGGGTGCCGGCGTCTGGACCCGCGATATCAACCGTGCCTACCGCATGGGCCGCGGGATCAAGGCCGGTCGCGTCTGGACCAACTGCTACCACCTGTACCCGGCGCACGCCGCGTTCGGTGGCTACAAGAAGTCCGGTGTCGGCCGCGAAACCCACAAGATGATGCTCGACCACTACCAGCAGACCAAGAACCTGCTCGTCAGCTACGACATCAATCCGCTCGGGTTCTTCTAA
- a CDS encoding PQQ-dependent methanol/ethanol family dehydrogenase, whose amino-acid sequence MKHSGLRKPFALTALCASIALSSVSAWAVTEQDILNDAKTTHQIVTNGLGLQGQRYSPLDTLNTENVTQLRPVWGFSLGGEKQRGQESQPMIKDGVMYVTGSYSRVFAMDARTGKEIWQYDARLPDGIMPCCDVINRGVALYDDLVIFGTLDAKLVALNKDTGKVVWRKTVADYKAGYSITAVPTIVKGKVITGVAGGEFGVVGKIEAFDAKNGELIWSRPTVEGHMGFVMKDGKKVENGISGGEAGKTWPGDLWKTGGAAPWLGGTYDPDTDTLLFGTGNPAPWNSHLRPGDNLYSSSRLALNPDDGSIKWHFQSTPHDGWDFDGVNELIPFDYKEGGKTIKAAATADRNGFFYVLDRTNGKFIRGFPFVDKITWAKGLDKNGRPIYVDDNRPGAPGAEKGKSVFVAPAFLGAKNWMPMAYSQDTGLFYVPSNEWGMDIWNEDVAYKKGAAYLGAGFTIKPLNEEYIGVLRAIDPKTGKEVWRYKNYSPLWGGVLTTKGNLVFTGNPEGYLMAFDAKTGKKLYEFNTGSGIVGSPVTWEMDGEQYVSVLSGWGGAVPLWGGEVAKRVKDFNQGGMVWTFKLPKDQVVAKR is encoded by the coding sequence ATGAAGCACTCCGGTCTTCGCAAACCCTTCGCTTTGACAGCCTTATGCGCCAGCATCGCGCTGTCCAGCGTATCGGCCTGGGCCGTCACTGAACAGGACATCCTCAACGACGCCAAGACAACCCACCAGATCGTGACCAACGGCCTGGGGCTGCAAGGGCAGCGTTACAGTCCGCTGGATACGCTCAATACCGAAAACGTCACTCAGCTGCGTCCGGTCTGGGGCTTTTCCCTGGGAGGAGAGAAGCAGCGTGGCCAGGAATCGCAGCCGATGATCAAGGACGGGGTGATGTACGTCACCGGTTCCTACTCTCGCGTCTTCGCCATGGATGCACGCACCGGTAAGGAAATCTGGCAGTACGACGCACGCCTGCCCGACGGCATCATGCCGTGCTGTGACGTGATCAACCGGGGTGTGGCGCTGTACGACGATCTGGTTATCTTCGGCACGCTTGATGCCAAGCTGGTTGCGCTGAACAAGGACACCGGCAAGGTTGTCTGGCGCAAGACAGTTGCCGATTACAAGGCCGGTTACTCCATCACCGCAGTGCCGACCATCGTCAAGGGCAAGGTCATCACGGGCGTTGCCGGTGGTGAGTTCGGGGTGGTCGGCAAGATCGAAGCTTTTGACGCGAAAAACGGTGAGCTGATCTGGAGCCGTCCGACCGTCGAAGGCCACATGGGCTTCGTGATGAAGGATGGCAAGAAGGTCGAAAACGGCATTTCCGGCGGTGAAGCCGGCAAGACCTGGCCGGGCGATCTGTGGAAGACCGGTGGCGCCGCGCCATGGCTGGGCGGTACCTATGACCCCGATACTGACACGCTGCTGTTCGGTACCGGCAACCCGGCGCCCTGGAACTCGCACCTGCGCCCCGGCGATAACCTGTACTCTTCGTCCCGTCTGGCATTGAACCCGGATGACGGTTCGATCAAATGGCACTTCCAGTCCACCCCGCATGACGGCTGGGACTTTGACGGCGTCAACGAGCTGATTCCCTTCGACTACAAGGAAGGTGGCAAGACCATCAAGGCCGCTGCTACCGCGGACCGTAACGGTTTCTTCTATGTGCTCGACCGGACCAACGGCAAGTTCATCCGTGGCTTCCCGTTTGTTGACAAGATCACCTGGGCCAAGGGCCTCGACAAGAACGGCCGTCCAATCTACGTCGACGACAACCGTCCGGGCGCGCCGGGTGCTGAAAAGGGCAAATCGGTATTTGTAGCGCCGGCCTTCCTCGGCGCCAAAAACTGGATGCCCATGGCGTATAGCCAGGATACCGGCCTGTTCTATGTGCCTAGCAACGAGTGGGGCATGGATATCTGGAACGAAGACGTCGCTTACAAGAAAGGCGCGGCGTATCTGGGTGCCGGCTTCACGATCAAGCCGCTCAACGAGGAATACATCGGCGTTCTGCGCGCCATTGATCCGAAGACCGGCAAGGAAGTCTGGCGCTACAAGAACTACTCGCCGCTTTGGGGCGGTGTGCTGACTACCAAGGGCAACCTGGTATTCACCGGTAACCCGGAAGGCTACCTGATGGCCTTCGATGCCAAGACGGGTAAGAAACTCTATGAGTTCAACACCGGCTCGGGCATCGTCGGCTCCCCGGTAACCTGGGAAATGGACGGTGAGCAGTACGTCTCCGTACTTTCCGGCTGGGGTGGCGCCGTTCCATTGTGGGGTGGCGAAGTGGCCAAGCGCGTGAAGGACTTCAACCAGGGTGGCATGGTCTGGACCTTCAAGCTGCCGAAGGACCAAGTGGTAGCCAAGCGCTGA
- a CDS encoding ABC transporter substrate-binding protein yields MFRVLMYCLLLSFLATGVQASETIRIGLNAPTTGNYKSEGLELRRGALLAVDEINRRGGILGQPLELISRNTAARAERARDNIEFFATQRVRMVLGGATSEEAIAAGKRARELGLLYFPTLGYANEITGREGHRHLFRETNSAWMSARVLGEYLSWHLPNRRYFYISLDDAWGHSMEQALRESTKSRDRARHGYARIPAHGARHDDYLAALKKAEASSADVLVVVLLGQNLVQTMRLANDMQLNKRVQVIVPNLTASLIEQAGPQVMEHVIGTKAWTWRVPEQTGSVEGHAFVDAYIRLHQGYPGSTAASAYAIVRQWADAVQRAGSSDSEAVITALENHRYSLLKDEQYWRDFDHQNVQAIYAVRVRSRSDIMQDRFKQDYFTIIHRLDGEEAAPSLDDWQQERGEELMLQ; encoded by the coding sequence ATGTTCCGCGTGCTTATGTATTGCCTGCTGCTGAGTTTTCTTGCCACCGGTGTTCAGGCAAGCGAAACGATCCGGATCGGCCTGAACGCCCCCACAACCGGCAATTACAAATCCGAAGGCCTGGAGCTGCGCCGGGGCGCTTTGCTCGCTGTCGACGAGATCAACCGCCGCGGCGGCATCCTGGGCCAGCCGCTCGAACTCATCAGCCGCAATACCGCTGCACGCGCAGAAAGGGCGCGGGACAACATCGAGTTCTTCGCCACCCAGCGGGTACGCATGGTTCTGGGCGGCGCCACCAGCGAAGAGGCCATCGCCGCCGGCAAGCGTGCCCGCGAACTGGGCCTGCTGTATTTCCCTACCCTGGGCTATGCCAACGAAATAACCGGCCGCGAAGGCCATCGTCATCTGTTCCGCGAGACCAACAGCGCCTGGATGAGCGCACGGGTGCTGGGCGAATACCTCAGCTGGCATCTACCAAACCGACGCTACTTCTATATCAGCCTCGACGATGCCTGGGGCCACAGCATGGAACAGGCCTTGCGCGAATCGACCAAGAGCCGCGACCGCGCACGTCACGGCTATGCCCGCATCCCGGCCCATGGAGCGCGCCATGACGATTACCTGGCGGCGCTTAAGAAGGCCGAGGCCAGCAGCGCCGATGTTCTGGTGGTCGTGCTGCTGGGGCAGAACCTGGTACAGACCATGCGCCTGGCCAATGACATGCAACTGAACAAGCGCGTGCAGGTCATCGTTCCCAACCTCACCGCCAGCCTCATCGAACAGGCCGGCCCGCAAGTCATGGAGCATGTCATCGGCACCAAGGCCTGGACCTGGCGCGTACCGGAGCAAACGGGCAGCGTCGAAGGCCACGCCTTCGTCGACGCCTATATCCGCCTGCATCAGGGCTACCCCGGCAGTACCGCCGCATCGGCCTACGCCATCGTCCGGCAATGGGCCGATGCCGTGCAGCGGGCAGGCAGCAGCGACAGCGAGGCGGTCATCACCGCCCTGGAGAACCACCGTTACAGCCTGCTCAAGGACGAACAGTACTGGCGCGACTTCGATCACCAGAACGTACAGGCCATTTACGCCGTGCGCGTACGCTCGCGCAGCGACATCATGCAGGACCGCTTCAAGCAGGATTACTTCACCATCATCCACCGCCTGGACGGCGAAGAAGCCGCACCCAGCCTGGACGACTGGCAGCAGGAGCGTGGTGAAGAGCTGATGTTGCAGTAG
- a CDS encoding acetyl-CoA C-acyltransferase: MDNDSIVILGSARTPMGGFQGDLKSLSAPQLGAAAIRAAVQRSGVAADNVQQVLMGCVLAAGLGQAPARQAALAAGLGKGTACTTLNKMCGSGMQAVIMAHDALRAGSVDWVVAGGMESMSNAPYLLARSGYRMGHGKMFDHMFLDGLEDAYDKGRLMGTFAEDCAQSHGFSREEQDAYAMASLQRARDAIASGRFTEEIVALQVVQGREQREVLDDEQPPKAMPEKIAQLRPAFREGGTVTAANSSSISDGAAALVLSRQSEAQRLGLTPQAVIRGHAAFADAPGLFPTAPIGAIRRLLERTGWRLDEVDLFEINEAFAVVSMVTMRELGLDHARVNVNGGACALGHPIGASGARILVTLIAALRERGLRKGIAAICIGGGEATAVAVEVVG; the protein is encoded by the coding sequence ATGGACAATGATTCGATCGTGATTCTGGGTAGCGCTCGCACGCCCATGGGCGGCTTTCAGGGTGATCTGAAAAGCCTCAGTGCGCCGCAACTGGGCGCTGCCGCCATTCGTGCGGCTGTGCAGCGTAGCGGCGTCGCCGCCGACAATGTGCAACAGGTACTGATGGGCTGCGTGCTGGCGGCAGGCCTTGGTCAGGCTCCGGCGCGGCAGGCGGCACTGGCTGCCGGATTGGGGAAGGGCACCGCCTGTACCACGCTGAACAAGATGTGCGGCTCCGGTATGCAGGCGGTGATCATGGCGCATGACGCGCTGCGTGCAGGTAGCGTCGACTGGGTGGTTGCGGGTGGTATGGAAAGCATGTCCAACGCGCCCTATCTGCTGGCTCGCAGCGGTTATCGCATGGGGCACGGCAAAATGTTTGATCACATGTTTCTCGACGGCCTGGAAGACGCCTACGACAAAGGGCGGCTGATGGGTACCTTCGCCGAGGACTGCGCGCAGAGCCACGGCTTTAGCCGAGAGGAACAGGACGCCTATGCCATGGCTTCGCTGCAGCGCGCCCGCGACGCCATCGCCAGTGGTCGCTTCACTGAGGAGATCGTCGCGCTACAGGTTGTACAGGGGCGAGAGCAGCGCGAAGTCCTTGACGACGAGCAGCCGCCAAAGGCGATGCCGGAGAAGATCGCTCAGCTCAGACCCGCTTTCCGCGAGGGCGGCACGGTCACAGCGGCTAATTCCAGTTCGATTTCCGATGGTGCGGCTGCGCTGGTGCTGAGCCGCCAGAGCGAAGCTCAACGGCTGGGCCTGACGCCGCAGGCGGTGATCCGCGGGCACGCGGCGTTTGCCGACGCACCGGGGCTGTTCCCGACTGCACCCATCGGCGCCATTCGACGTCTGCTGGAGCGTACTGGATGGCGTCTCGACGAAGTGGATCTGTTTGAAATCAACGAGGCATTTGCCGTGGTCAGCATGGTCACCATGCGTGAGCTGGGCCTGGACCACGCCAGGGTCAACGTCAACGGCGGCGCCTGCGCCCTGGGTCACCCGATAGGCGCATCCGGTGCTCGTATTCTCGTCACCCTGATCGCCGCCTTGCGCGAGCGTGGCTTGCGCAAGGGTATCGCAGCCATCTGCATCGGTGGCGGCGAAGCGACGGCGGTGGCGGTCGAGGTGGTTGGCTGA
- a CDS encoding isovaleryl-CoA dehydrogenase: MNQFGLNFALGETLDMLREQVAHFVANELAPRAEAIDRDNAFPYDMWRKFGDMGLLGITVPEEYGGAGLGYLAHVLAMEEISRGSASVALSYGAHSNLCVNQINRNGSAEQKARYLPKLISGEHIGALAMSEPNAGSDVVSMKLRAERKGDRFILNGSKTWITNGPDANTYVIYARTADAGAQGISAFIVERDWKGFSRGNKFDKLGMRGSNTCELFFDDVEVPEENLLGAENAGVRVLMSGLDYERVVLGGGPVGIMQACLDVVLPYIHDRKQFGQSIGEFQFIQGKVADMYTQLNASRAYLYAVAQACDRGETTRKDAAGVILYTAEAATQMALQAIQILGGNGYINEFPTGRLLRDAKLYEIGAGTSEIRRMLIGRELFNETR; the protein is encoded by the coding sequence ATGAATCAATTCGGGCTCAATTTCGCCCTTGGCGAAACCCTCGACATGCTCCGTGAACAGGTAGCGCACTTCGTCGCCAATGAGCTGGCGCCACGCGCCGAAGCCATCGACCGCGACAATGCCTTCCCCTACGACATGTGGCGCAAGTTCGGTGACATGGGCCTGCTCGGCATAACCGTCCCCGAAGAATATGGCGGCGCCGGCCTCGGCTATCTGGCCCATGTGCTCGCGATGGAGGAAATCAGTCGGGGCTCGGCCTCGGTGGCGTTGTCCTACGGCGCGCACTCGAACCTTTGCGTCAACCAGATCAACCGCAACGGCAGCGCCGAACAGAAAGCCAGGTATCTGCCCAAGCTGATCAGCGGCGAGCACATCGGCGCACTGGCCATGAGCGAACCCAATGCCGGCTCCGATGTGGTCTCGATGAAGCTGCGGGCCGAACGCAAGGGCGACCGCTTTATCCTCAATGGCAGCAAGACCTGGATCACCAACGGCCCCGACGCCAACACCTACGTGATTTATGCCCGCACTGCGGACGCAGGCGCCCAGGGCATCAGCGCCTTTATCGTCGAGCGCGACTGGAAGGGCTTTTCCCGCGGCAACAAGTTCGACAAGCTCGGCATGCGCGGCTCCAATACCTGCGAGCTTTTTTTTGACGATGTCGAAGTCCCCGAAGAGAACCTGCTGGGCGCCGAGAACGCTGGCGTCAGGGTGCTGATGAGCGGCCTGGACTATGAACGCGTGGTGCTCGGCGGTGGCCCAGTGGGCATCATGCAGGCCTGTCTGGACGTGGTACTGCCCTATATCCACGACCGCAAGCAGTTCGGCCAGAGCATCGGCGAGTTCCAGTTCATCCAGGGCAAGGTCGCCGATATGTACACCCAGCTCAACGCCAGCCGGGCCTACCTCTATGCGGTTGCCCAGGCCTGCGACCGCGGCGAAACCACCCGCAAGGACGCTGCCGGGGTGATCCTCTACACCGCCGAAGCCGCCACCCAGATGGCGCTGCAGGCGATCCAGATTCTCGGCGGTAATGGCTATATCAACGAGTTCCCCACCGGCCGCCTGCTACGCGACGCCAAGCTCTACGAGATCGGCGCGGGCACCAGTGAAATTCGCCGCATGCTGATCGGGCGCGAGTTGTTCAACGAAACCAGATAA
- a CDS encoding carboxyl transferase domain-containing protein, whose translation MAILQSQINSRSPEFASNREAMLAQLDALRELLQRVAEGGGAAAQQRHTSRGKLLVRERIDALLDPGSAFLELSPLAAHEVYGEEVSAAGVVTGIGRVEGIECMIIANDATVKGGTYYPLTVKKHLRAQNVAQENRLPCIYLVDSGGANLPRQDEVFPDREHFGRIFFNQANMSAKGIPQIAVVMGSCTAGGAYVPAMADETIMVREQATIFLAGPPLVKAATGEVVTAEELGGADVHCKTSGVADHYAENDEHALALARRCVANLNWRKLGQLQTREPRAPLYPTDELYGVIPAQSKQPYDVRDVIARLVDGSEFDEFKALFGTTLVCGFAHLHGYPIAILANNGILFSEAAQKGAHFIELACQRGIPLLFLQNITGFMVGQKYEQGGIAKHGAKLVTAVACARVPKFTVIIGGSFGAGNYGMCGRAYDPRFLWMWPNARIAVMGGEQAAGVLAQVKQEQSERAGNRLSEHEMEAIRQPIRDQYERQGHPWYSSARLWDDGVIDPAQTRDVLGLAISASLNAPIEPTTFGVFRM comes from the coding sequence ATGGCCATTCTGCAGTCCCAGATCAATTCGCGTTCGCCGGAGTTCGCCAGTAACCGTGAGGCGATGCTGGCGCAACTGGACGCGCTGCGCGAGCTGCTCCAGCGCGTCGCCGAAGGCGGAGGCGCGGCTGCCCAGCAACGCCATACCTCGCGCGGCAAGCTGCTGGTGCGCGAACGCATCGACGCCCTGCTCGACCCCGGCTCGGCGTTTCTGGAGCTTTCACCATTGGCCGCCCATGAGGTGTATGGCGAAGAAGTGTCCGCCGCCGGCGTGGTGACCGGGATAGGCCGCGTCGAAGGCATCGAGTGCATGATCATCGCCAACGACGCCACTGTAAAAGGCGGGACCTATTACCCGCTGACGGTAAAAAAGCATCTGCGCGCCCAGAACGTTGCCCAGGAAAACCGCCTGCCCTGCATTTATCTGGTGGATTCCGGCGGCGCCAACCTGCCGCGTCAGGACGAGGTGTTTCCCGACCGCGAACACTTCGGTCGGATCTTCTTCAACCAGGCCAATATGAGTGCCAAGGGCATTCCCCAGATTGCAGTGGTCATGGGCTCCTGCACCGCAGGCGGCGCCTATGTGCCGGCGATGGCCGACGAAACCATCATGGTGCGAGAACAGGCCACCATCTTTCTGGCCGGCCCGCCGCTGGTCAAAGCCGCCACCGGCGAGGTGGTGACTGCCGAGGAGCTGGGCGGTGCCGACGTGCATTGCAAGACCAGTGGCGTCGCCGACCATTATGCCGAAAACGACGAGCATGCCCTGGCACTGGCCCGCCGCTGCGTGGCCAATCTCAACTGGCGCAAGCTCGGGCAGTTGCAGACGCGCGAACCACGCGCACCGCTGTACCCGACAGATGAGCTGTACGGCGTCATCCCGGCCCAGAGCAAACAGCCGTATGACGTGCGCGATGTGATCGCGCGGCTGGTGGATGGCAGCGAGTTCGATGAATTCAAGGCGCTGTTCGGAACCACCCTGGTTTGCGGCTTCGCTCACCTGCACGGTTACCCCATCGCCATCCTGGCCAACAACGGCATCCTGTTTTCCGAAGCCGCGCAAAAGGGCGCGCACTTTATCGAGCTGGCCTGTCAGCGCGGTATTCCGCTGCTGTTTCTGCAAAACATCACCGGCTTTATGGTCGGCCAGAAGTACGAGCAAGGCGGTATCGCCAAGCATGGTGCCAAGCTGGTGACAGCGGTGGCTTGCGCACGGGTGCCGAAGTTTACGGTGATCATCGGCGGCAGTTTTGGCGCGGGGAATTACGGCATGTGCGGCCGCGCCTACGACCCCCGCTTCCTGTGGATGTGGCCCAACGCCCGCATCGCCGTAATGGGTGGCGAACAGGCCGCCGGAGTGCTGGCTCAGGTCAAGCAGGAGCAAAGCGAACGAGCCGGCAACCGCCTCAGCGAACACGAAATGGAGGCGATCAGGCAGCCGATCCGCGACCAGTACGAGCGCCAGGGCCACCCCTGGTATTCCAGCGCGCGGCTCTGGGATGACGGAGTGATTGATCCGGCGCAAACACGCGATGTTCTAGGACTGGCAATTTCAGCCAGCCTCAATGCTCCCATCGAACCGACCACCTTCGGCGTATTCCGAATGTAA
- a CDS encoding gamma-carboxygeranoyl-CoA hydratase, translating into MTDFQTVELIKDPRGFATLWLNRPEKNNAFNAEMIRELVSAIDQLQADPSLRFLLLRGRGRHFCAGADLAWMQQGAALDFEENLVDARLLGQLMYSLYHLKLPTLAVVQGAAFGGALGLIAACDMAIGASNAELSLSEVRIGLAPAVVGPLLFKAIGERATRRYALTGERFSAGKAHELGLLAEIYAAEELDARVEDWVGNLLLNGPEAMRACKDLLRETASPSLSPALRRYTENAIAQIRVSPEGQEGLNAFLEKRRPAWQEPQS; encoded by the coding sequence ATGACCGACTTCCAAACCGTAGAACTCATTAAAGACCCGCGCGGCTTCGCCACCCTCTGGCTGAACCGCCCGGAAAAGAACAACGCCTTCAATGCCGAAATGATTCGCGAGCTGGTATCGGCCATTGATCAGCTACAGGCAGACCCATCCCTGCGTTTTCTGCTGCTACGCGGGCGCGGGCGACATTTTTGTGCGGGCGCCGACCTGGCGTGGATGCAGCAAGGCGCGGCGCTGGACTTTGAGGAAAACCTCGTCGATGCGCGCCTGCTGGGCCAATTGATGTACAGCCTCTACCACCTGAAGCTGCCGACCTTGGCTGTTGTCCAGGGCGCGGCCTTCGGTGGCGCCCTCGGCCTGATCGCCGCTTGCGACATGGCTATCGGGGCAAGCAACGCAGAGCTTTCACTGTCGGAGGTGCGCATCGGTCTTGCCCCGGCGGTGGTCGGTCCGCTGCTGTTCAAGGCCATCGGTGAGCGTGCGACACGTCGCTATGCCCTTACCGGTGAACGCTTCAGTGCCGGTAAAGCCCACGAACTGGGACTGCTGGCGGAGATCTACGCTGCCGAAGAGCTGGACGCACGCGTGGAGGACTGGGTCGGCAATCTGCTGCTCAACGGCCCGGAGGCCATGCGCGCCTGCAAGGATCTGCTGCGCGAGACCGCCAGCCCTTCGCTAAGCCCGGCCCTGCGCCGCTATACCGAGAACGCCATCGCCCAGATTCGGGTAAGCCCCGAAGGCCAGGAAGGCCTGAATGCCTTTCTGGAAAAACGTCGGCCTGCCTGGCAAGAGCCGCAATCATGA